The Gossypium arboreum isolate Shixiya-1 chromosome 2, ASM2569848v2, whole genome shotgun sequence region tattttaactattgaaattggatagctttaggcgcgttttcaaaaacaacaattgatttcaaaataacacgacaacaaacaaagcttccgcaatgaaagtattttccaaaattaatcacttttcctaaaaatgacttaatcaaatcggtttcctagaaatatccatgacgttaaggtgtggcaatggcggtatgcatgtctaggattggatccgaaaggagcttggtacttaagcagtccgatggactcaacacctcttttccggtttcctacctggtgcacagcttccattcactttaacctataatgaaattatcttttaaaacactaagtaagtttttcaggatcaacaatataaaatattttgaacgtTTCGatatggcatgtcggatccggtcacaacgtctgggccgggtttggggtgttacatttagtggtatcagatcctaggttgcaacaactcggctgtggaatgggtttacaaaaataaagattttcgaaaacgaaaattttataaagaatgtgaaaaacttgattttcaaaatttagatctttagaaggtggcattccgaatctctggCTCAAGCCTATAAGTATTACTCtaaactcttctgaatatttttctgacttatctgtctgtactgaaatcctgctaggataatctagataggatgatactgaaaccatagaaaaatctgataagagactgaaactgtagctagacttcaattctgcgaaaacaaactctgaactactgtctgattcataaaacatctgtaataaacattggaatattgaattaatgcataaaaattcgtaatcaagataatacgatatgagtacaagagccattcgtggaagaggccgtggacggaacCGAGGAAGTGCTTGAGCGAGATCtttgtcttcgagacatatgccagtggtggatgcaccggtaccaccagcaacagaggtagagtctcatgatcgcggTACCGAGGATAATGCcctatcacaggcaatgcttcgtattctggaaagggttgtcggggcaagtacgggcaatggagttcggggatctatttctgaacgacttcgggctaacggagtggagatctttaggggcatgtctggtatagccccgaatgtggcggagtATTGGTTGGAGACCACAGAAtgaattatggacaacttggactgctttgaggagattgtgagtggggtatctgtactaagtcctttgggtcactcggttagggtagacaaactgtatagggatgtacccttagaaactcaaggtaggattttccctggagatctgatggagttaccgtttggagAGTTTAATCTCATTTTGgcaatggactggcttgttaagcataaggcgaccctggattgtgctgctaaacgaatggtgttaaggaccacaaagtatgaggaggttatggtgataggtgagcgaagggattatttgtccaatgtggtgtcagctTTAAGAGccaaaaagtggattcgaaaaggttgtgaggcctatttggcatttgtaagtcagtcagaagaggagggattgtcagtggataaagttaggactgtaaaggagttccaaaaTGTTTTTCCGAAGGAgtttccaggattgcctccgaactgaGAAGTGGAGTTTAgaatcgacttattgcctggaacggcactagtgtctatcgcaccgtataaaatggcaccgaaggagttggtggagctaaaggcacaaattcaagagttgttggataggggcttcattaggccaagcgtgtctccatggggagcaccggtgctattcgtgaagaagaaggatggtacaatgcggatgtgcattgattatagccagttgaacaaactgacaattaagagtaagtatccactgccaaggattgacgatctgtttgaccaacttagaggggtattttccaagatcgaccttcgatctggatatcatcagttaagggtcaaggaggcagatatccataaggcGATTTCGTGACTCGGTatagtcattacgagtttcggttatgccatttgatGATTTAACGCTCTctgcgtttatggatctgatgaatcgtgtgttccaaccatttttagatcagttcgtagtcgtctttattgacgatatcctagtatattctgaaactgaagcgaaacatgatgagcatctccgtatagtgctgcgagtgttaagggagaaggaactctttgcgaagttcagcaagtgtgaattttggttgaaggaggtaaccttcttaggatatgtggtctctgccgaagggattaagatggaccctcaaaagattgaagcaattttggagtggaagccacctaggacggtgtcagaaattcgaagtttcctagggttggcaggatactacaaaaggtttgtggaaggtttttctatgatggcagcacctctaacaaaactcataaggaaaggagtaccgtttgtatggattgagaagcagcaggaagcttttgagaagttgaagaaagttcgatcaaGTACTGTGTTGATTCAAATAGGAGTCCGGGAAGGATTTTATGTGTACaaggacgcatcacacgtgggtttgggctgcgtgttaatgcaggagggtaaggtggttgcatatgcatcacgacagcttaaacttcacgaagggaactatcctactcatgatttggagttggcggcagtgatatttgcacttaagatttggagacattacttgtacggggggaggtgtattatatacacagaccacaagagttttaagtatctgttaactcagaaggagttaaaccttaggcaacgaagatgggtagagttgcttaaggattacgactgttcgattgagtaccacccaagtAAGGCTAACatggtggctgatgcgttgagtcgaagggttgtttctgatttgagagccttgtttgcatgtttgagtttgtttgatgatggaagactgttagcagaattgcaagtgaggcctatttggactgagcagattaaagaaaaatagttgaaggataactcgttggttattcagtttcagcaagttgagaagggtgagaatgaagattttggactgaatactgaaggagttttatgcttccgaggaagaatttgtgttccgaaggactctgacttgagacagtcaatattgaaggaagctcatgggggactttgtgccatgcatcctggagggaataagttgtatcatgacttgcgagaactgtattggtggcctgggcttaaacgagaagtaacggagttcgtgaggaaatgtctgacatgccagcaagtgaaagctgaacatcaatttccttctggattactgcaacTGGTAAAAATTcaattgtggaagtgggagagagtcactatggactttgtgagtgggctacctttgacacccaccaagaaagattctgtgtgggtagtggtggataggttaacaaaatctgcccatttcatactagttcgtactgattactccctgcaaaagttggctaggttgtatctggcagaaatagtgcgactacatggagtgccagtgtcgattatttctgactaaggccctaggtttacatctcggttctggaagaagttgcaggaggcattgggtacacgtttggatttcagtactgcctttcacccacagacagatggacagtcggagagggttattcagattttggaggatatgttaaggggttgtatcatcgattttcatgAGAGCtaggaggactacttgccattggcggagtttgcatacaataacagctaccaagcaagtattcagatggctccatatgaggcactttatgggcggagatgtcgtacgcctacgtgttggacagagtatGGTGAACGataagtgcttggaccggagatggtggcagatactgaaagtaaggttaagttgataagagatcgattaaaggaggcatctgataaacagaagtcgtatgcggacctaaagcgcaaagagatagagttcgcggttggggatatggttttcttaaaggtttcaccttggaagaagatcttgagattcggcaagaaaggcaaattgagtccacggtttatagggccttatcgagttcttaagcgggtagggcTAGAAGCGTATCAGTTAGaattaccaccagagttagacagaatccatgacgtttttcatgtgtctatgttaagacgatatcgatcggatccctcacatgttgtgccagtggaggagattgaagtaaagactgatttgacctttgaggaagaatccatacaaattttagatcgagaggttaaagttctaagaaggaagtcggttccgttCAGTAAAAAATCTTGTCgccgtaatcatggaagggaagaagctacttgggaatcagaagagactatgcgtcaacaataccctcaactatttggatcaggtaacttttgaggccaaaatttcgaggccaagcttaagatagaacccgacaattttagttaatttttgttccataagaaaaagggggtgaaattatgaaatagaacctatgtgaaaatgtttgaaaatgctataggctaaattgaagtggccaaataaataggagtgcaaaataggaggatttgcatgacaaacctcccattttacatgaagtggccagccatcatgttgttgtagacaatatgagcacttgatatccataatttatggtacaaattgatacaaattaataatgggttaggtaaatgttccatgataatggattaggtaaatattccatgataatgggttaggtaaatgttccatgataatggtttaggtaaatgtttcatgatgggcatttcatgtcttttgtattaaagaattaaatggataaaatatgaaattttattaaaagaaaaaggggtgaaaagaacaaagttttgtccatctttgttcatcatagcctaaagttagagaagagaaaggagaggagaaagttcttgaatgttcggtcacttggggaagaaaattgaaggtaagttcatggtagtttgcttctatcttgatgttatGAGTtattcttgattctaccttaactcttgaagcatattttggtttttggttgtgttgtgagcatttggtcatgaattaaaatgaaggaaatggttgttgtttaatgttcttttgatgaaaaatggaagataggtgaagttgagccaaacaaatgagcatgcatgtgccttagatgctaaggggaaaaatcggctaacatgttgtgctttaaaatgatgaaatggatactatacttaagtaaactcatagatatgtgatgattgattggtgatatacatgtttaaataacatgcatgcaagttatgtgtgaaagagtgatttggtaataaatctgcttgggacagcagcagtaatgtgactttggaaaattaccataaattgtgagagatgagttagaaggttaataaattatgtaattaaagcttaatgagtctagtttcaaatgaaataaacgagaacatattttgaattttgtacaatgagaaattttattcgtaatgaagagtggtcagattagtcaaacagtgaaacatgggaaactttaagaaaaatctggtattgattggccaaaccaaaaattctgaaaattttatggatagaagatatataagtctattttcagggaaaattaacggcacttgatttggagttttgtagctccagttataaatgatttagtgactgttgctcaggaagacagcttgcagtgaaattatgattatgtggtaaacattaacaaaaatttgttaatgagttgcttattgatttcttataagcttactatgatctgtaggtgtggttggccgaatattgtaaggggttaatacgtagtttgtatttgaatagttagattaatgtgttagtaatccaattgtaggcggttcgtttGTGGATCtcaatcaagatatcgtcgcaaagcaatgtgtaactaacaccctctttcttagtctagatcggcaaaagtcgaaaagccgaaatgccgaaaaccggtattttgtagattttcgagtgtgcgaatgctcgtgaggtaaatcgattaatgtttttggtaagctgcaatgtttggactgcaaagtgcatgatttctgtgcctcgatatttttggacttaatgggctaaaattggaatgatgggccaacgggcccaattcggtaagaaccctcgatagtgattctgttagtacgtgaaaggtaggaatatgcatgaaaaagcctaaaatagataaattactgaaatacctttaaaagtggaaaatttacagttttacccctagtagataaattaccgaaatacccctagggttaaattgacctataTGCATGTTTGAttattgttatttactgcatgccatgttgttattatttgatgcatgggattgggatattgacggaggaagtactgaaagtggcttgtccacgtcttggaggctttgcctcaattctttgataatcgaaGCAGCAAGGCCgcaagaatgtggagtgttggattgggtgggttgagctattccctacatggagtgtagggctggtacaggtggagtgtagtggttggtgggttgagtagtctccccaaatgggcttgcatatgttattaatgttgcatgtatttttaaatgggcctatgggccatactgttatctgaataaggggctaaggctcagtttattgtaatctgaaaagagCTCTGgcctagtaccactgttacctgaatgggcttaggcccaatgggcttgagctgacttgggctttgaatgggttttccttacaccttgagtttcccaaactcacccctttattttcatccacgcagaaatccccaaccatagtgggcttggagtcagaaggaattgagtggccacccgctcgaaagtttgattttcttcgtgaactggacatccttttatttacgtttgaagttttgggttttaaatgtaataaggccgcttaattatttttgatggttttaatatgtattactaagataggtattacttattttaactgttgaaattggatagctttaggcgcgttttcaaaaacaacaattgatttcaaaataacacgacaacaagcaaagctttcgcaatgaaaatattttccaaaattaatcacttttcctaaaaataacttaatcaaatcggtttcctaaaaATATcaatgacgttaaggtgtggcaatggcggtatgcatgtctcaggattggatccgaagggagcttggtattagcgatcgatggactcaaagacctcttttcggtttcctaccgtgcCTGACTTCCATCACTACAACAaaactgacttttagcggcgtttttttaggcctttagcgacgcttttaaGCGCCACTAAAATTATTTACGACGTTTTTACAAGTgccgcaaaaaacgccgctatagatggcGCCGCAaaattttgcggcgtttatttgaaaaaacaccgctaaaggtcatgacctttagcggcgctttttccaCAAacaccgctaaaggtcatggcctttagcgacgctttttaccacaaacgccgctaaagattaTGGCCTTTAGCGGCAcatttcccacaaacgccgctaaaagtcatggcctTCAGTGgcacttttcccacaaacgccgctaaaagtaatgaaatttaaaaaaataaaataaaaatataaaaaaattaaaattcattatcaaaatattgagaagaataatgtccatgatttaaatataaaattttctattaaaattcattatcaaattaaaataaaaataaaaatatagaatcaaaactaaaataaataataaaaattagattaaatataaatatagaatCAAAATAATAAAGCACCAAACTTGTATAACGCCCACCATTATAAGTCACTAaaagtaagaaaaataaaatgacttaattcatGGAATTCACGAATGTTAACATCGACATGAGTTTAAAACTTTGCCTTCTAAGGATGTTCAAAACCGAATCCACAATAGATCAAGCACTCCGATTTCAATGACAAGTTTCGAATCCCAAACTGTGAATTCCAACATACCCCTACACCACATAAAAAGAACATTGCTTTACACTAAAACTAGCAGATTATATTAGaacattgtttaccttaaaaatatgtataaattagaaTCAACTAAGGTTAAAATACCTGAGGAAGTGCTTTGACACAGCTGCGATAAGTATAAAGCACTGATGCCATCTCCTTCCCATCCTGGATAAATGTGTTCCGCCATGCCATCAAATACAAGATCAGAGACTAAAACAAAACCCTAAAAAGTTTATCAAAATTTTGCAATTAAAAACACTATGTCAAACTAAGTTTAATAGCTCCACCAAAATACATCTTAGAAGGAAAGGACACTTTGCTCACAAAATATCTTTGTTTTTCACTCAAACTAGTAGTTGACAAGCACATATAATCATAGAACTAGTACCATCCAATCCTCTTCTTAAATGTAATAAAAAGAAATTGAGGATGTTTGGTGCAATTAactcaataaattttaaaaagagaggaagaagaagaagaaattgcAAAACCTGTAGATTTTGAGCCACCACCCAAGTAACATAAGCCAGGTTCAATGCAAAAAATTGCATAGCACGGTTTAGTGAATCATGATTGTGAATTCCAagatagttttacaaattagtaaaTATACGATATCCTACCATTCTACGTGAAATTCTTTCAACATATCTGTCTATAAGCAACGTTAAAATCCTGCGACAAGCAAAGGATATAATTGGATGTCTGCTGCACATGCTATTGAATGGAAATATCCAGTGACAGCTGCAACAACAAACTGAGAGGCAATAGTTGGAAAACCTCTTAAAATATAATGAGACATGACAGTTGTATTGAACAATGCCCATGCATGCCATGCTTTTGCCCATTTTGTCGCACATTGAGTGGCATTCCTAAATGCTGTCAGGATCTCTATGGGACAAAAAAAAACATTTACCAAGAgggaaaaaaaagataaaaatttcaAGCATTTATGAACCAATAAAAAATGCTTGTTTTATTTGGTTCCATAACAAGTAATCTGATGAAAATGAGGAAAATATACTGCAAAAGAAGTAATATCAAGCTATTAGCTACCTTGTATGGAATCGTCATCCAATCCAGGTGATAGTGACCACTGCCAAGCTCCAAGTTTATGATACACGCGAGCCAAGAGTGGACCATTTGCATTTGTACCACTCGTTGAAGCAGTTGATGCAATAGATTAGATATTTAGGGAAATTGAAAACTCTCTAACCAAATTCTGTAATGGTGATGTGAATCATGTAACTGCTAAGAACTTAGAAACAAGTAGTAAATGCTCACAGAAGGTGTACTCATTATAGTAGATTATGCAAGACAAGCAAGAACAAAGATAAGTGCACTTGATGGAAAGAGGATACCTGCAGTCTGGCAAATGCTTCCTTTAAACATGATCATCACCAAGCGACCATTGATATTTCAAGTAAGCCAGCATAACTTGAGGAGGCCCGTGATATCTTACATTTTCAGGAGACGCTTCTGGATCATACTATGCAACATCCAAAATAAGGTCAAAGTAAGAATATAAGCACACTTTCATATTCTGGCAGGTTTAGAAAATGCAAGAAGTAGAGACCTGTAAAAGCTTAATTAAGGTAGACCTAGCTTGACTTATCCTTCCATTCTTCCGACAGAGAGAAGCAAACTTGAGCCAGGTTTCAATATCTTCAGTTGGAGGTAAAACAAGAGCTCTAACAGCCAAAAGAACTTGCCAGACCTGCATATTTGAAAATATAATCAACTAACAAGCATAATGATAATGAGACACATAGCAGGGGAAAGAGTACAAACAGCACTAAACTCATTCCATTTAAGAAAATGCGAATACTTAGAGAACAACAGCTCTAACAGCCAAAAGAGGCTGATCTACAAGGATAGCCCTTTCAATTGCCTATAAAATTAGCACCGTAATACAAACTTGTTAGATAGTAAACATGCATCATAAGACAACCGTCAGCAAGTACAGATTAAGCTGCCATCCTAACTGAAATCTGAAGTATTAAATCTTTCCAACTGACCTATGCAGACCTCAAATAATGTTTTGTTAAGAAAGTTACTAAACAATGTTAAGCTAAAGCAAAATACAAGTGCTACAGTGAAAAAAGGCATGGCAATAGGGAGGAAAGCTTGGCAGGGAGGATAAAGAGACTTATAGGGAAATAAAAGAGGCAGCTGGGATCCCATAGAAAATAAAGCTCAATCTTGTATCACGTTGAAAAAGATACTTGAAGTAAATATTGGAACATCCTTACATTAAAGGAAAAGATAAAAAATGAAAGAGGAAATTAAAGAATGGGGACACCAAATAAGCACTTAaaactattatttattatataaaaataaaggtAGAAAGAATTTCTCTCTATTCCAGTCTGCCAATTATAAATTATAGTATTAGATACAGAAAAACTACCCACTGAATATAGGTTAACGATAGCAATACTAATAGACATCCACTTCTCATACATAATAATCTTTCTTAAAGGATGTAAAGACCCCTTATGAGAACaacaataacaaaaatattatGTACGAGGGTATAGGATTAAATGTTAACATGGGTTTTACCTCTAAAAAGCTGTAAATTTacctacttaaattattaacaaaaagaaataatatgcatgaagatgaaaagaaaaatattaaCGACCTTGATAATATCTTACCAAGCTAGTCACGTAAGTCTCTGTCTTAGCATATTCTCTAGGATATATTCTGAAGTCAACAGCCAAGATACACAAGCATGTGATAAACATCTGCAAAATTTTCCCACTGAAAATTTATTACAAATTAAACAATGTACCAACAGCCAAGATACACAAGTAAGTGACAAAGAATATCAAAATTCCCACTAAAAATCTATCACAAATTCAAAAAGGTACATTAAGCAAAGATAGTAATTTCAAAAGAAACCAATTTGCATAATATACAAGCAGGTAAGACACTATACCATAACAACCCTATAAGATGATATGCTTGCCCTTGAAGCATTAGGTCCTTCCATGTAAGGCAAAGAGTAAGTTCTGCATTAGAAGGCTTTGAGTTAATATACTTTTACATCAACAACACAGTTCTCTGTAGAATAATGAGTAATGATTGAAGAAATAACGCATATATGAAACTTTCATCAAGTTCTACCTTTTGACTGCAGTAAAGAAGATCAGCAAGAACAATAACCCAATCATGCATATGTATACCCACTCTGCTAGAACCTATTACACCAATAACTCttttatcaaacaacaaaaatcaaattTGGGGATTCCAATAAAATCTTTAGAATGCGAACTGGAGTACTTACAGTGAAAATTAAAAGTGTGGGTAGAACAATGAAGACATAATCCAAAGCTACTGCGGCTAGGTAAGACTTTAAACTCCTACAAGTATCTGCTCAAACAGATTCAATGATAAGCACTCATGAATTCTACAAAGCCATATATGTGTAGAATCAGAAGGCAAGATCTCTAGCAGAAGCGAATGGGGAAAATGGGTGGAATCGTTTTTTCGAGTTTGGGCATTTTTATGGGAGAGAGAAGGGTTGGAAAGGGCCGGTTCATTCTGGGATTTTCCTTGTTCGCCTTGTGGATTTTGTTGCTTATGGAGCCTTTTCTTATagtagaaagaaaataaaaagaacagGAAAGAGAGAGCGAAAGAGAAGAGAAAGCAGATGAAAACATTTGTAGGGATTATTAGTTTGAAGTTTATGAaacaaaactaaatataaaaaaaaatggaaaaggaatgaatgaatgaaagaaaaacTAGAGAGGAATAATATTTCAAGGTTCATTATGAAGCTCTATTCTGTAAATTACAGGGATTTAATTCCTACTCTGTAAAAGACCTATTTAGTAGAATTAAAGCATCACAAAACCTAGAATCAGATAACAAAACACAACGAATGTTTGTAAAAAATGAAACACCCAAATCATGAAATTAAAATGTAATGAAGACGTAATATTGAATGCCAAAGACGTAATATTGAATACCAGGAATTTCTAAGACGATTGAAACTGGAAGCACCCAAATTAAAAAACCTCACATACGAGTTCGCTGCTGTGTAGATCAAAACAGCGGCGCATATGATTGAGGCGGCGTCGATGCTACTACTGCTTCTTCAGCCATTGATTTAGATGATTAACAGATTCAAGTTTAGAAAGTGAAGGAAGAGTGTACCTGCTagggttttttctttttctattcgaGAAGTGAAGTAGAATCATTGCTTCTACTAATTTCACGTGAAATCTTGGGATTTCTTTGGGGAGAGAGGAGGGAACCGATTTTGGGAAAAAGAAAGGAGGGAAAAAAGAGAGATATCATGTCAAATTTTGGGATTTCGAGGGGAAGTGGGAACCGATTTTGGGAAAAAGTCTTTAAGGCATTTTGGGTAATAAAAGGATGCCGTTTGTGTAAGAATTTTTGTCGCgttttttataaaaacgccgTTATTTCTTACCTTTTGTggcatttttaataaaaatgtcgcaaaaatttattttgttttacaCAAAATTACTCTGCTAAAatctattattttgttttaatatatataaattttatcattctcttaaataatttaaactatattgataattttaatatattaaaacaaatattatcttctttacaattatataagaaatcaattaatatataaattaaaaaatcagtcacatacccaaaacaaaattaaaattattttaattaatagtattttattttttcatttttagcatgtatttttctatatttttactttaaaaattttttaagtaAAATCTAAATGTTGCTTCAATTTTCCAATaataaaccctaaacctaaaccACAAACTTATATCCTAaaccttaaatatatatattataagggataaaagtaattaaaaagactTTTATTACTTacctaaacccaaaaataattttatttttgttatcttATCAAAACCCTAACTCTTAAACCTTAATAGTCTAACCCTAAAACCATAAACAGTACTACGATCCTAATTGTAAACCAAAAAACCACAAACTCTgaatcataaaccctaaacccttaaaCCATGGACATTAAACGCCTTAAATCTTAAATCATAAATCCTAAACtccaaaataataaacattatatcATAACCCCTATCCCCTAAACTctaaaccataaaacataaattataaacccttaaccccaacccttaaaccataattagatatttaattatatgtatacacctaaattttgatagagatacatctcgaattatatatgaatttcgatttaatatgtaattgtagatgtgaaattctaattgtggtttaaatgtataattgaaactttaattttgatttaatcattcacattttaaaaaataaatacatcaatccTAAAATATAAACTCTTAATCCTAGACcctaacccttaaaccataatccctaaacccataattcataaaacttaaaatagtaactcagtaaaccttaaacccttaaccatatgccctaaatcataaaccttaaactataatgataattaattcaatattttaaaattaatactatctcttttacaattatataagaaaatatttaacatatgatgtacatcaacatccatgtgatgttttttggggtttagtattttaggggttatagtttagggtttaagatttttTAAGGTTTAGGAGTTTAGTGTTTTAAGgattatagattagtgtttatgattttttgggggtttaggtttttaggggttatatgacttttag contains the following coding sequences:
- the LOC108466419 gene encoding serine/threonine-protein kinase TOR, with amino-acid sequence MIGLLFLLIFFTAVKRTYSLPYMEGPNASRASISSYRVVMMFITCLCILAVDFRIYPREYAKTETYVTSLVWQVLLAVRALVLPPTEDIETWLKFASLCRKNGRISQARSTLIKLLQYDPEASPENVRYHGPPQVMLAYLKYQWSLGDDHV